A region of Bombyx mori chromosome 13, ASM3026992v2 DNA encodes the following proteins:
- the LOC101736668 gene encoding transient receptor potential cation channel protein painless (The RefSeq protein has 2 substitutions compared to this genomic sequence), whose translation MSRDNYEMKPKQLSRNSSLFGTDPQELLNKALQNNDYAKFKKLVTEANVDLEHVYEYPDYKTCLEVAVSDRNKLEFVKLLLQYQVEVNKVNVTHSAAPIHFAVENGNIDALAALLEDDRIDVNFKSRGNTAILMAVKQIEELDDAREHELTIYEDMIELLLKAGCNANSPDLKGVTPIYSAAKQGLERVITLIIDYAKHAIDIDTYKDRRGKTARDYLKEAFPYLEAKFDSTTQDPEIVDSDKLFSYLSRHEEDNFIRDFLKLANKNEHRKILPVNNGMNTMLQLATEKGFEKAVSTLLRYGADPNATCSSNTSRPIALACQNGYYKIVKMFMDNESTLFDPVNSESLVQITIKGRRSSINIPNVNFDECLRLLLNHPKMDINVNHMDMKNNTALHYAARNGDNKTVLELLRNGACIGLRNSFDEPPLADINAKTLEAFLDECVTTNNERPSNDDYEIHMKYSFLVYPNNSLENELCKVPLIDNTNNNVKEYDTILAPETDALLYMTRNEELRPLLKHPVITSFLYLKWQRISCLFFANITFYSFLWLCLILYIILGYGAEKKQRDSFEALNVITHVGVIIGVVLLLIRELFQLLLSPTRYLQSIENWMEIGLIFVTIWIVFSKSATESTKQQLSAVAILLSSAELVLLIGQFPTLSTNIVMLKTVSWNFFKFLLWYCILIIAFALSFYTLFRQENEEDQRAPDPNTAGKEEEEEDFFEDPGRSLFKTIVMLTGEFDASSIKFSTYPLTSHIIFIVFVFMIPIVLFNLLNGLAVSDTQEIRADAELVGHISRIKLISYIESVLIGSAKTHSRPSKCWSLLPFNIQNLNLIKPKTFFTKSFAKRICLFPHFLPKYKILVKPNQNNIIEIPHADDKDLERSGGCCFERCQNYRLDRKIVKNAKLVISNKTKITEFDDKLSMYENKIESLEATLKKVLLAIESQRN comes from the coding sequence ATGTCACGTGATAATTACGAAATGAAGCCGAAGCAATTATCAAGAAACAGCTCTTTATTTGGAACCGATCCCCAAGAGCTGTTGAACAAGGCCCTTCAGAATAACGACTACGCGAAGTTCAAGAAACTCGTTACCGAAGCTAATGTTGATCTCGAACATGTTTATGAATATCCTGATTACAAAACATGCCTCGAAGTGGCTGTATCCGACAGAAACAAATTAGAATTCGTCAAATTACTATTACAATATCAAGTAGAAGTGAACAAAGTGAACGTTACACATTCTGCCGCACCCATACACTTTGCTGTCGAAAATGGCAACATAGACGCACTTGCGGCCCTTTTAGAAGACGACCGAATTGATGTTAACGTTAAAAGTAGGGGGAACACCGCGATATTGATGGCCGTCAAACAAATTGAAGAACTAGACGATGCCCGTGAACACGAATTAACAATATATGAAGATATGATTGAACTACTTCTAAAAGCTGGATGTAATGCAAATTCACCAGACCTTAAGGGTGTAACTCCTATTTATAGTGCAGCGAAACAAGGCCTAGAAAGAGTTATCACACTAATTATTGACTATGCAAAGCACGCTATTGACATAGACACGTACAAAGATAGAAGGGGTAAAACTGCTCGCGATTATTTAAAAGAAGCTTTCCCGTATCTAGAAGCAAAGTTTGATTCGACTACTCAAGACCCTGAAATTGTAGACTCTGATAAATTATTCTCATATTTAAGCAGACACGAAGAGGACAACTTTATAAGAGATTTTCTAAAACTTGCTAACAAAAACGAACATCGTAAAATATTGCCGGTCAACAATGGTATGAATACTATGTTACAACTAGCAACAGAGAAAGGTTTTGAAAAAGCAGTCAGTACTTTATTAAGATATGGGGCGGATCCTAACGCAACTTGTTCCAGTAATACGAGCAGACCGATTGCGTTGGCGTGTCAAAACGGATATTACAAAATTGTTAAAATGTTCATGGATAATGAGTCGACTTTGTTCGATCCAGTTAATTCGGAATCTCTAGTGCAAATTACTATAAAAGGAAGGCGCTCATCTATAAATATCCCTAATGTTAATTTTGATGAATGTTTGCGACTATTACTCAATCATCCTAAAATGGACATTAATGTTAATCATATGGATATGAAAAATAACACGGCCCTTCACTATGCTGCAAGAAACGGTGATAATAAAACTGTCCTGGAACTACTTAGAAACGGGGCTTGCATAGGATTGCGTAACTCGTTCGACGAACCACCACTCGCAGATATTAATGCTAAAACATTGGAAGCATTCTTGGATGAATGTGTCACAACGAACAACGAAAGACCAAGCAATGACGATTATGAAATACACATGAAATACAGTTTCCTAGTTTATCCAAATAATTCGCTAGAAAACGAACTTTGTAAAGTGCCATTAATCGACAATACTAACAATAACGTTAAAGAGTATGATACTATATTAGCACCCGAAACTGATGCTTTGTTATACATGACACGAAATGAAGAATTACGACCATTGCTAAAACACCCGGTGATAacaagttttctttatttaaaatggCAAAGAATAAGCTGTCTTTTTTTTGCGAACATAACGTTTTATTCCTTTTTGTGGTTATGTTTAATTCTCTATATTATTTTGGGATACGGCGCTGAAAAGAAGCAACGAGACTCTTTTGAGGCGTTAAACGTTATCACACATGTCGGTGTTATTATTGGTGTGGTTTTGCTATTGATCAGGGAATTATTTCAACTTTTACTATCACCGACAAGATATTTACAGAGCATTGAAAATTGGATGGAAATCGGTCTTATTTTTGTGACGATTTGGATAGTGTTTTCTAAATCGGCTACAGAGTCGACGAAGCAGCAACTTTCAGCGGTTGCAATTTTGTTATCATCAGCCGAATTAGTTCTACTAATTGGACAGTTTCCGACACTGTCAACTAACATCGTCATGTTGAAAACGGTTTCGTGGAATTTCTTCAAATTTTTACTTTGGTATTGCATTCTCATAATAGCTTTTGCGTTAAGTTTCTACACACTATTCAGGCAAGAAAATGAAGAAGATCAGCGAGCACCAGACCCCAACACAGTCGGTAAAGAGGAGGAAGAAGAAGATTTCTTCGAAGATCCTGGTAGATCTTTATTTAAGACCATCGTCATGTTAACTGGAGAATTCGATGCATCTTCCATAAAATTCAGTACATATCCCTTAACGAGTCACATTATATTCATCGTGTTCGTTTTCATGATACCCATTGTGCTTTTTAATTTACTCAACGGTCTTGCGGTTAGTGACACACAAGAAATTAGGGCAGATGCCGAATTAGTAGGGCATATTTCTCGAATTAAACTTATTTCTTATATCGAGAGCGTGCTTATCGGTAGCGCGAAAACCCATTCACGACCATCAAAGTGTTGGTCGTTGCTGCCGTTCAACATTCAAAACTTAAATCTCATCAAACCTAAAACCTTTTTTACGAAATCCTTTGCAAAGAGGATTTGTTTGTTTCCCCATTTCCTGccgaaatataaaatacttgtTAAACCAaatcaaaacaatataattgagatacCGCACGCCGATGACAAAGACCTTGAAAGGAGCGGGGGGTGTTGTTTCGAGCGCTGTCAAAACTATAGGCTGGATCGTAAAATTGTCAAAAACGCAAAGCTAGTGATtagtaataaaacaaagataACCGAATTCGATGATAAGCTTTCGATGtacgaaaataaaattgagaGTCTCGAGGCAACTCTGAAGAAAGTATTATTAGCCATTGAATCGCAACGCAATTAA